One stretch of Bombus vancouverensis nearcticus chromosome 16, iyBomVanc1_principal, whole genome shotgun sequence DNA includes these proteins:
- the Twi gene encoding twist isoform X2, with translation MQPVSLQAQRIQGLYLLDNNDSSGIPHSADSSASNSPHHYERFSPSKHLMDLSSPPEHRDDEELGYQAHHHLHHHHHQVVYQEPTYLMYENSDEKRYQEQHPNGKILRELQTDYDRRPHDNSPGFLSDHSRDHEQSLYLTPSPQMYSSGGEEMAPRQAQQGYHHMEAIEYKPDIEQRCKQAEKKTYGRKRKSCSSENSAVLTKNIRRKSGTSEEIHIQRVMANVRERQRTQSLNEAFAALRKIIPTLPSDKLSKIQTLKLATRYIDFLFQVLHCNTENTDGGEDGGESSGGVLVRIPSIYAKEIQEALS, from the coding sequence ATGCAACCAGTGAGTCTTCAGGCGCAGAGGATCCAAGGACTCTATCTACTAGATAACAACGACAGTTCTGGTATTCCACATAGCGCTGACAGCTCTGCTAGCAATTCTCCTCATCATTACGAGAGATTTTCACCTTCAAAACATTTGATGGATCTCAGTAGCCCTCCGGAACACAGAGATGACGAGGAGCTTGGATATCAAGCCCATCATCACCTTCATCATCACCACCATCAAGTGGTCTATCAAGAACCTACTTACTTGATGTATGAAAACTCTGACGAGAAAAGGTACCAGGAGCAGCATCCTAATGGCAAGATCTTGAGAGAGCTTCAGACCGATTATGACAGGCGTCCCCATGATAATTCCCCAGGATTCTTATCAGACCATAGCAGAGATCATGAACAAAGTCTTTATTTGACACCATCACCACAGATGTACTCCTCCGGAGGTGAAGAGATGGCACCTAGACAAGCACAACAGGGCTACCATCACATGGAGGCGATTGAATATAAGCCTGATATAGAGCAGAGGTGCAAGCAAGCAGAGAAGAAAACttatggaagaaaaagaaaatcttGCAGTAGTGAAAACAGTGCTGTCTTGACGAAGAATATTAGAAGAAAGAGTGGAACTTCTGAAGAAATACACATTCAGAGAGTGATGGCAAATGTGAGGGAGAGACAGAGGACTCAGAGTTTGAACGAGGCGTTTGCTGCGCTCAGAAAAATCATACCCACGTTGCCCAGTGACAAGTTAAGCAAGATTCAAACGCTAAAACTGGCCACTAGGTATATCGACTTCCTGTTCCAGGTGTTGCACTGCAACACGGAAAACACCGATGGCGGCGAGGATGGTGGTGAGTCTTCTGGTGGAGTTTTAGTTCGCATTCCTTCaatttat